In Ochotona princeps isolate mOchPri1 chromosome 33, mOchPri1.hap1, whole genome shotgun sequence, one DNA window encodes the following:
- the LRRC25 gene encoding leucine-rich repeat-containing protein 25, whose translation MGVAPGRLPRPPPLLLSLLLLQVPGGHGSESICHSPQTWNWSNSFSHTCLNLTGLDLNLPLKGQMLNAPRLQVLHLSGTGLQELPPPAFFAHLQQLRVLWVTDNVLRRADGALAALCSLDLRADCSCVLNTWHEVRLDNCSGQQPPLQCRLRGIAGRWYNLSSFLEADCGPGLAPAAIGAVVAGGGLLLTLVVLGPLLAWRQWLRRSGHGNLNKAWTGAQDKPGPGSGQQPLYSPGLRAPVAVPPDSPSATEVPDYENMVLGQPPVAGAHPSEDSDFYMNYTWDGGSDAQPVYCNLQTLARASLDDNDYMVAGRH comes from the exons ATGGGGGTGGCCCCGGGCCGGCTGCCGCGGCCACCACctctgctgctgtcgctgctgctgctccaggtgcCAGGAGGCCACGGGTCCGAGTCTATCTGCCATTCTCCCCAAACCTGGAACTGGAGCAACTCATTTTCCCACACTTGTTTGAACTTGACTGGCCTGGATTTGAACCTGCCCCTGAAAGGCCAGATGCTGAACGCCCCGCGCCTTCAGGTGCTTCATCTGTCTGGGACGGGCCTGCAGGAGCTCCCACCGCCTGCCTTCTTCGCccacctgcagcagctgcgggtcctgtgggtgacagacaaCGTGCTGCGCCGTGCCGATGGGGCGCTGGCCGCCCTGTGCAGCCTTGATCTCAGGGCGGACTGCAGCTGCGTGCTCAACACCTGGCATGAAGTGCGGCTGGACAACTGCTCTGGCCAGCAGCCTCCCCTGCAGTGCCGGCTGAGGGGCATCGCTGGGCGTTGGTACAACCTTTCCAGTTTCCTGGAGGCAGACTGCGGCCCTGGCCTTGCCCCGGCTGCCATCGGAGCAGTGGTGGCCGGCGGTGGCCTGCTGCTGACGCTggtcgtgctgggccctctgctgGCTTGGAGACAATGGCTGCGGCGCTCGGGCCATGGGAACCTGAACAAGGCCTGGACGGGTGCTCAGGACAAGCCAGGGCCTGGCTCGGGGCAGCAGCCGCTGTACAGCCCGGGGCTCCGGGCCCCAGTGGCCGTCCCTCCTGACTCCCCCTCGGCCACAGAAGTTCCTGACTATGAGAacatggtcctggggcagccgCCCGTGGCCGG GGCCCACCCCTCTGAAGACAGCGACTTCTACATGAACTACACCTGGGATGGCGGCTCCGATGCCCAGCCCGTGTACTGCAACCTGCAGACCCTGGCACGGGCCTCACTGGATGACAATGATTACATGGTGGCCGGGCGCCACTGA